The following proteins are encoded in a genomic region of Lytechinus variegatus isolate NC3 chromosome 7, Lvar_3.0, whole genome shotgun sequence:
- the LOC121418699 gene encoding neutral alpha-glucosidase AB-like isoform X2 has protein sequence MAMLRATCNKLNMGLAQLSLIGLSLVLLFEVGHAVDKSNFKTVDQCGFARRHKDIPEGQSPYAAVLDSFHIEADGVMRGNILNTKNGVLLSLEVFGLEDRMVRFKVNELSPIRPRYEVPDVLVLEPTPVRWTINKQDSTSIEATTSSGITVLLSSQPFRMDFYDNKQLVFSINPRGLMKFEHLRERRKSEEDQDQPVEDGEEVENVEQAEEKEPEEPEEPDMWEETFKSHTDKKPYGPSSIGLDFSFPGFEHVYGIPEHADSLALKATGSSDPYRLYNLDVFEYELDKRMALYGSVPFMQAHNKERTVGLFWLNAAETFIDITSNTADKSFFGRMFDYVKGESDVPQVDTHWYSESGIIDTFLLFGPSPKDVLSQYTDLTGKPFLPPLFSIAYHQCRWNYNDEDDVLQVDANFDEHDIPCDVIWLDIEHTNGKRYLTWDNHKFPDPGRMLDQLAAKGRKMVTIVDPHVHRDNNYHMYKEGKDNDYFVHKQDGSEYEGWCWPGSSSYPDFTRKDVRDWWASRLSHDSYQGSRPNLFNWNDMNEPSVFNGPEVTMHKDVVHANGWEHRDVHNLYGLYFHMANADGQIKRSGGTERPFTLSRAFFSGTQRYGAIWTGDNAAEWGHLKASNPMLLSIGLAGIPFIGADVGGFFKNPDEELLTRWYQAGAYQPFFRAHAHIDTKRREPWLLQPENKLIIRSAIRARYALLPFWYTLYYNSSQTGLPPMRPMWMEFPKDMDTFSMEDQFMLGNALLVSPITEKGSRATSVYFPGTDPWFDVDTFFAYQGPATHNVNADLDKIPVFQHGGSIVPRKERVRRCSSLAVDDPYTLTVALNNAGTATGDLYIDDGHSFDYKQQKYIYRQFTFSANKLESRALSGTGFETNSWLERVVIIGLKSLPKKVELISQTITQLSFTTSHNRQVLTIRKPGINIGQDWTIRLS, from the exons ATGGCGATGCTGAGAGCGACGTGTAATAAATT GAACATGGGTCTCGCACAATTGTCTTTGATTGGCCTTTCCCTTGTGCTACTATTTGAAGTAGGACATGCAGTTGACAAGTCCAATTTCAAAACTGTTGATCAGTGTGGTTTTGCAAG GCGGCACAAGGACATTCCCGAAGGCCAGTCACCCTATGCAGCTGTCCTTGATTCCTTCCACATCGAGGCTGATGGAGTGATGCGAGGGAATATTCTCAACACCAAGAATGGTGTCCTGCTCAGTCTTGAGGTCTTTGGCCTTGAGGATCGGATGGTCCGCTTCAAAGTCAATGAACTGAGTCCTATCAGACCGAGATACGAGGTTCCTGATGTCCTGGTCCTAGAACCAACTCCTGTCAG ATGGACTATCAACAAGCAGGACTCGACGTCCATTGAGGCCACCACCAGCTCTGGCATCACCGTGCTGCTCTCCTCGCAGCCATTCCGTATGGACTTCTACGACAACAAGCAGCTCGTCTTTAGCATCAACCCTAGAGGGCTCATGAAGTTTGAACATCTACGGGAAAGGAGAAA ATCCGAGGAAGACCAAGACCAACCG GTGGAGGATGGGGAGGAGGTGGAGAATGTGGAGCAGGCCGAGGAGAAGGAGCCGGAGGAACCGGAGGAGCCCGATATGTGGGAGGAAACCTTCAAATCACACACTGATAAGAAACCATACG GTCCTTCATCAATTGGACTGGATTTCTCCTTCCCTGGATTTGAGCATGTCTATGGTATCCCGGAGCATGCTGATTCTCTTGCTCTCAAGGCAACAGG ATCATCTGATCCCTATCGTCTCTACAATCTGGATGTGTTTGAGTACGAGTTGGACAAACGTATGGCTCTATACGGATCTGTACCTTTTATGCAAGCTCACAA CAAAGAGAGGACAGTAGGTTTGTTTTGGCTGAATGCAGCAGAGACattcattgatattacatcAAATACTGCTGATAAG TCTTTCTTTGGAAGAATGTTTGACTATGTGAAAGGAGAGAGTGATGTCCCACAAGTCGACACCCACTGGTATTCTGAATCTGGTATCATCGACACCTTCCTTCTTTTTGGACCTTCTCCAAAGGATGTCCTATCTCAGTATACTGATCTGACTGGCAAGCCCTTCCTTCCTCCG CTCTTTTCCATAGCATACCATCAGTGTCGCTGGAATtacaatgatgaagatgatgtgtTACA AGTTGATGCTAATTTTGATGAGCATGACATCCCCTGTGATGTGATCTGGCTTGATATTGAACACACCAATGGAAAGAG ATATTTGACTTGGGATAATCATAAATTCCCAGACCCAGGAAGAATGTTGGATCAATTAGCTGCAAAAGGAAGAAAG ATGGTGACCATTGTGGATCCTCACGTTCACCGAGATAACAACTATCACATGTACAAAGAAGGCAAAGACAATGATTATTTCGTCCACAAACAAGATGGCAGTGAATATGAAGGCTGGTGCTGGCCAG GGTCATCAAGCTACCCAGACTTCACACGGAAGGACGTCCGTGATTGGTGGGCAAGCAGACTGAGTCACGACAGCTACCAGGGCAGTCGTCCCAATCTTTTCAACTGGAACGACATGAATGAGCCGTCTGTTTTCAATGGCCCTGAGGTCACCATGCACAAGGATGTTGTCCATGCCAACGGCTGGGAGCATAGAGATGTTCATAATCTGTATGGACTCTATTTT CATATGGCCAATGCTGATGGTCAGATAAAGAGATCAGGTGGAACTGAAAGACCATTCACCCTGTCAAGAGCATTCTTCTCTGGAACGCAGAGATATG GTGCTATCTGGACTGGTGACAATGCAGCAGAGTGGGGTCATTTGAAGGCTAGCAACCCTATGCTTCTGAGTATTGGTCTAGCTGGAATTCCATTCATAGGAG CGGATGTTGGTGGATTCTTCAAGAATCCAGATGAAGAATTGCTCACCAGATGGTATCAG GCCGGTGCCTACCAACCGTTCTTCCGTGCCCACGCTCACATCGACACCAAGCGTCGGGAACCGTGGTTGTTGCAACCGGAGAACAAGCTGATCATACGCAGCGCTATCCGTGCAAGATACGCTCTCCTTCCTTTCTGGTACACCCTCTATTACAACTCCTCACAGACGGGTCTTCCACCTATGAG accTATGTGGATGGAATTCCCCAAGGATATGGATACATTTTCAATGGAAGACCAGTTCATGCTTG GTAATGCCTTACTGGTTAGCCCAATCACAGAAAAGGGATCAAGAGCTACTTCAGTCTATTTCCCTGGAACTGAT cCATGGTTTGATGTTGATACATTCTTTGCCTACCAAGGACCAGCTACTCATAATGTGAATGCTGACCTAGATAAG ATCCCAGTCTTCCAGCACGGTGGATCCATAGTCCCTCGTAAGGAGAGAGTCAGACGATGCTCATCTCTAGCCGTCGATGACCCTTATACATTGACTGTTGCCTTGAATAATGCT GGCACAGCTACCGGTGATCTTTACATCGATGATGGTCACAGCTTTGATTATAAGCAGCAAAAATATATCTATAGACAATTTACCTTCAGTGCCAACAAATTAGAATCAAG GGCATTATCTGGCACTGGATTTGAAACCAATTCTTGGCTTGAGAGAGTAGTCATCATTGGATTGAAATCATTACCAAAGAAAGTAGAACTTATTTCACAAA CTATCACCCAGTTGTCTTTCACTACCTCTCATAACAGACAAGTTTTGACGATACGTAAACCAGGCATCAACATTGGTCAGGATTGGACAATACGTTTATCTTAG
- the LOC121418699 gene encoding neutral alpha-glucosidase AB-like isoform X1, translating into MAMLRATCNKLNMGLAQLSLIGLSLVLLFEVGHAVDKSNFKTVDQCGFARRHKDIPEGQSPYAAVLDSFHIEADGVMRGNILNTKNGVLLSLEVFGLEDRMVRFKVNELSPIRPRYEVPDVLVLEPTPVRWTINKQDSTSIEATTSSGITVLLSSQPFRMDFYDNKQLVFSINPRGLMKFEHLRERRNSLDQGEEGPGLLDLAKDAILDLVGYRSEEDQDQPVEDGEEVENVEQAEEKEPEEPEEPDMWEETFKSHTDKKPYGPSSIGLDFSFPGFEHVYGIPEHADSLALKATGSSDPYRLYNLDVFEYELDKRMALYGSVPFMQAHNKERTVGLFWLNAAETFIDITSNTADKSFFGRMFDYVKGESDVPQVDTHWYSESGIIDTFLLFGPSPKDVLSQYTDLTGKPFLPPLFSIAYHQCRWNYNDEDDVLQVDANFDEHDIPCDVIWLDIEHTNGKRYLTWDNHKFPDPGRMLDQLAAKGRKMVTIVDPHVHRDNNYHMYKEGKDNDYFVHKQDGSEYEGWCWPGSSSYPDFTRKDVRDWWASRLSHDSYQGSRPNLFNWNDMNEPSVFNGPEVTMHKDVVHANGWEHRDVHNLYGLYFHMANADGQIKRSGGTERPFTLSRAFFSGTQRYGAIWTGDNAAEWGHLKASNPMLLSIGLAGIPFIGADVGGFFKNPDEELLTRWYQAGAYQPFFRAHAHIDTKRREPWLLQPENKLIIRSAIRARYALLPFWYTLYYNSSQTGLPPMRPMWMEFPKDMDTFSMEDQFMLGNALLVSPITEKGSRATSVYFPGTDPWFDVDTFFAYQGPATHNVNADLDKIPVFQHGGSIVPRKERVRRCSSLAVDDPYTLTVALNNAGTATGDLYIDDGHSFDYKQQKYIYRQFTFSANKLESRALSGTGFETNSWLERVVIIGLKSLPKKVELISQTITQLSFTTSHNRQVLTIRKPGINIGQDWTIRLS; encoded by the exons ATGGCGATGCTGAGAGCGACGTGTAATAAATT GAACATGGGTCTCGCACAATTGTCTTTGATTGGCCTTTCCCTTGTGCTACTATTTGAAGTAGGACATGCAGTTGACAAGTCCAATTTCAAAACTGTTGATCAGTGTGGTTTTGCAAG GCGGCACAAGGACATTCCCGAAGGCCAGTCACCCTATGCAGCTGTCCTTGATTCCTTCCACATCGAGGCTGATGGAGTGATGCGAGGGAATATTCTCAACACCAAGAATGGTGTCCTGCTCAGTCTTGAGGTCTTTGGCCTTGAGGATCGGATGGTCCGCTTCAAAGTCAATGAACTGAGTCCTATCAGACCGAGATACGAGGTTCCTGATGTCCTGGTCCTAGAACCAACTCCTGTCAG ATGGACTATCAACAAGCAGGACTCGACGTCCATTGAGGCCACCACCAGCTCTGGCATCACCGTGCTGCTCTCCTCGCAGCCATTCCGTATGGACTTCTACGACAACAAGCAGCTCGTCTTTAGCATCAACCCTAGAGGGCTCATGAAGTTTGAACATCTACGGGAAAGGAGAAA CTCTTTGGACCAGGGTGAAGAAGGCCCTGGTCTACTTGACCTTGCTAAAGATGCCATTCTTGATTTGGTTGGTTACAGATCCGAGGAAGACCAAGACCAACCG GTGGAGGATGGGGAGGAGGTGGAGAATGTGGAGCAGGCCGAGGAGAAGGAGCCGGAGGAACCGGAGGAGCCCGATATGTGGGAGGAAACCTTCAAATCACACACTGATAAGAAACCATACG GTCCTTCATCAATTGGACTGGATTTCTCCTTCCCTGGATTTGAGCATGTCTATGGTATCCCGGAGCATGCTGATTCTCTTGCTCTCAAGGCAACAGG ATCATCTGATCCCTATCGTCTCTACAATCTGGATGTGTTTGAGTACGAGTTGGACAAACGTATGGCTCTATACGGATCTGTACCTTTTATGCAAGCTCACAA CAAAGAGAGGACAGTAGGTTTGTTTTGGCTGAATGCAGCAGAGACattcattgatattacatcAAATACTGCTGATAAG TCTTTCTTTGGAAGAATGTTTGACTATGTGAAAGGAGAGAGTGATGTCCCACAAGTCGACACCCACTGGTATTCTGAATCTGGTATCATCGACACCTTCCTTCTTTTTGGACCTTCTCCAAAGGATGTCCTATCTCAGTATACTGATCTGACTGGCAAGCCCTTCCTTCCTCCG CTCTTTTCCATAGCATACCATCAGTGTCGCTGGAATtacaatgatgaagatgatgtgtTACA AGTTGATGCTAATTTTGATGAGCATGACATCCCCTGTGATGTGATCTGGCTTGATATTGAACACACCAATGGAAAGAG ATATTTGACTTGGGATAATCATAAATTCCCAGACCCAGGAAGAATGTTGGATCAATTAGCTGCAAAAGGAAGAAAG ATGGTGACCATTGTGGATCCTCACGTTCACCGAGATAACAACTATCACATGTACAAAGAAGGCAAAGACAATGATTATTTCGTCCACAAACAAGATGGCAGTGAATATGAAGGCTGGTGCTGGCCAG GGTCATCAAGCTACCCAGACTTCACACGGAAGGACGTCCGTGATTGGTGGGCAAGCAGACTGAGTCACGACAGCTACCAGGGCAGTCGTCCCAATCTTTTCAACTGGAACGACATGAATGAGCCGTCTGTTTTCAATGGCCCTGAGGTCACCATGCACAAGGATGTTGTCCATGCCAACGGCTGGGAGCATAGAGATGTTCATAATCTGTATGGACTCTATTTT CATATGGCCAATGCTGATGGTCAGATAAAGAGATCAGGTGGAACTGAAAGACCATTCACCCTGTCAAGAGCATTCTTCTCTGGAACGCAGAGATATG GTGCTATCTGGACTGGTGACAATGCAGCAGAGTGGGGTCATTTGAAGGCTAGCAACCCTATGCTTCTGAGTATTGGTCTAGCTGGAATTCCATTCATAGGAG CGGATGTTGGTGGATTCTTCAAGAATCCAGATGAAGAATTGCTCACCAGATGGTATCAG GCCGGTGCCTACCAACCGTTCTTCCGTGCCCACGCTCACATCGACACCAAGCGTCGGGAACCGTGGTTGTTGCAACCGGAGAACAAGCTGATCATACGCAGCGCTATCCGTGCAAGATACGCTCTCCTTCCTTTCTGGTACACCCTCTATTACAACTCCTCACAGACGGGTCTTCCACCTATGAG accTATGTGGATGGAATTCCCCAAGGATATGGATACATTTTCAATGGAAGACCAGTTCATGCTTG GTAATGCCTTACTGGTTAGCCCAATCACAGAAAAGGGATCAAGAGCTACTTCAGTCTATTTCCCTGGAACTGAT cCATGGTTTGATGTTGATACATTCTTTGCCTACCAAGGACCAGCTACTCATAATGTGAATGCTGACCTAGATAAG ATCCCAGTCTTCCAGCACGGTGGATCCATAGTCCCTCGTAAGGAGAGAGTCAGACGATGCTCATCTCTAGCCGTCGATGACCCTTATACATTGACTGTTGCCTTGAATAATGCT GGCACAGCTACCGGTGATCTTTACATCGATGATGGTCACAGCTTTGATTATAAGCAGCAAAAATATATCTATAGACAATTTACCTTCAGTGCCAACAAATTAGAATCAAG GGCATTATCTGGCACTGGATTTGAAACCAATTCTTGGCTTGAGAGAGTAGTCATCATTGGATTGAAATCATTACCAAAGAAAGTAGAACTTATTTCACAAA CTATCACCCAGTTGTCTTTCACTACCTCTCATAACAGACAAGTTTTGACGATACGTAAACCAGGCATCAACATTGGTCAGGATTGGACAATACGTTTATCTTAG